Proteins from one Leptonema illini DSM 21528 genomic window:
- the glgX gene encoding glycogen debranching protein GlgX, producing the protein MLQIKILEGQPYPLGATWDGAGVNFSLYSQHAEAVTLCLFDGANQKSESLCIPMKNRTHHVWHCYVMGVRPGQLYGYRVKGPYDPASGHRFNPAKLLLDPYALSIGRDLTWHPSLFGYRYPYSFNEADTTDSAPYAPLGAVVDPSFHWGDDRPPAIPWRDTVIYEAHLAGFTQLHPLIPEELRGTYTGFASDPVIDYLKGLGVTAVEFMPLHHSISEYHLVKRGLENFWGYNPLSFFAPNRRYGLGSREDSINEFKSMVRILHQAGIEVIVDVVYNHTAESDHTGPTLSFRGIDNLSYYRHYPDRLDLYQDFTGCGNTLNLRNPRILQMIMDSLRYWIQEMHVDGFRFDLASALARELFEVDRLASFFDIIQQDPVISRVKLIAEPWDLGEGGYQVGNFPPGWAEWNGHYRDTVRRVVNDKHGNLPEFVTRISGSSDLYSREDRRPQASINYIISHDGFTLRDLVSYSQKHNEPNGWNNMDGSPENYSENHGVEGETDDAEILRIRLQKQKNLLTTLFFSQGVPMLHAGDEMHRTQKGNNNAYCQANEISYVNWNPDDTGRELMAFTRFLIHLRKHNEVLRRKDFFLGEKLSVMDMKDVYWMHPEGREMSADDWNQPDAIFGMLLPSEFGVRADFYSTMQGDTLFVLFNHSGRAADFTIPENPSARWKTLLRTDQTLLTTDDLEKLDQDDVRYFIESDIDAFMSTMQSRMADGRFFLPREQVELPAYTVVVLKAERGWKEAHVRRGLRERVLLDLSDEVGIQTSYVDLSGKETVLSHSELYRVLRACGFPVRDPASLERVAQRREFEIWHNPVDPVVVTTHTGEKRFRSPGPDLRIPESVVDEISCVISDESGREVARFKLNRKDGSQNIELIESRRMRYVSSLFGEELHNHHVRILHLKTVIPVPLETGYYDITYFHEDVQIGKSVLAIAPARAFDFFDLHGDLPQAAGIAVQMYALRSRQNMGIGDFNDLLLLGRKAAAAGYRVIGVSPFHALFLNRPGLRSPYYPSSRISIHPLFLHLQSMQEWKACDEARMRFASLHDVMEAEKKKDVINYDLIYDWKKDLLEDLYHCFKTHPQFEREREQLEHWKTANPDVFIHALYEVAADVFGSIDPPEDLFQPGSVWYQAFVQDHEDQIHFYMYLFWRVRLQFEDVREELREIGLSLYIDLAVGAAPDGAEVKTNHLYRPGLISRSARAGSPPDPFSPSGQNWGLSVWVPEALKRYQFRPFIELLRANMLRNGILRIDHVMWLYRLFWIVEEVNGISRTYVRYPSKELFSLLALESVRNRTAIIGEDLGTVPHEVRLEMERRNIYSWKVLYFEKEYGSGEFLRPDQYKRDSIATINTHDLPTLAGFWLGRDIEERHRLNILTDGAAEQARLERKSDRNAMLRALEANDLKTEEMDETMTMDPELSSAIHRYVSLSGSRLFIVSLYDLTGEMDQPNLPGTVDEYPCWKLRNQVYLEDIEENPYWLAINKAIKERLSGDAELWQRDS; encoded by the coding sequence ATGTTACAGATAAAGATCCTTGAAGGCCAGCCATACCCGCTCGGCGCCACCTGGGATGGCGCCGGTGTGAACTTCTCTCTCTACAGCCAGCATGCCGAGGCCGTCACGCTCTGTTTATTCGATGGGGCGAATCAAAAATCCGAGTCGCTCTGCATTCCGATGAAAAACCGGACCCATCACGTATGGCATTGTTACGTGATGGGCGTCCGGCCCGGACAGCTTTACGGTTACAGGGTGAAAGGGCCGTATGATCCGGCATCAGGGCATCGCTTTAATCCGGCGAAGCTGTTGCTTGACCCTTATGCCCTATCTATCGGTCGCGATCTTACCTGGCATCCTTCGCTTTTCGGCTACCGTTATCCTTATAGCTTTAACGAAGCCGACACGACCGATAGCGCTCCTTACGCCCCTCTGGGAGCGGTCGTCGATCCTTCGTTTCACTGGGGCGACGACCGGCCGCCGGCCATCCCCTGGCGCGATACCGTCATCTATGAGGCCCACCTTGCCGGCTTCACACAGTTACATCCGCTGATTCCCGAAGAGTTACGCGGCACCTATACGGGCTTCGCCTCAGACCCTGTCATCGACTACCTGAAAGGGCTGGGCGTCACCGCCGTCGAGTTCATGCCGCTACATCATTCGATTTCAGAGTATCACCTCGTAAAAAGAGGCCTTGAGAATTTCTGGGGCTACAATCCGCTCAGTTTCTTCGCTCCGAACCGTCGTTATGGCCTCGGCTCCAGAGAGGACTCGATTAACGAATTTAAATCGATGGTGCGTATTCTGCACCAGGCGGGCATCGAAGTCATCGTCGACGTTGTGTATAACCACACGGCCGAAAGCGACCATACGGGACCGACGCTGTCCTTTCGCGGCATCGATAATCTATCGTACTACCGTCATTATCCAGATCGTCTCGATCTCTATCAGGATTTTACCGGCTGCGGGAATACGCTGAACCTGCGCAATCCTCGCATCTTACAGATGATCATGGATTCGTTGCGTTACTGGATCCAGGAGATGCACGTCGACGGCTTCCGCTTCGACCTCGCCTCGGCGCTTGCCCGAGAGTTATTCGAAGTCGACCGTCTTGCGTCTTTCTTTGATATCATTCAACAGGATCCCGTTATTTCGCGAGTGAAGCTTATCGCCGAACCCTGGGACCTCGGCGAAGGCGGATACCAGGTGGGGAACTTCCCGCCGGGATGGGCGGAGTGGAACGGACACTATCGCGATACGGTGCGCCGCGTCGTAAACGACAAACACGGGAACCTTCCTGAGTTTGTAACGCGCATCAGCGGATCGAGCGATCTTTATAGCCGTGAAGATCGCCGCCCTCAGGCGAGCATCAACTATATCATCAGCCATGACGGCTTTACGCTTCGCGATCTTGTGAGTTATTCACAGAAACACAACGAGCCGAACGGCTGGAATAACATGGACGGCTCGCCTGAGAATTACAGCGAGAACCATGGAGTTGAAGGCGAGACCGATGATGCCGAAATCCTGCGCATACGATTGCAGAAACAGAAGAATCTTCTGACGACTCTCTTTTTCTCGCAGGGCGTGCCCATGCTGCATGCCGGCGATGAGATGCATCGCACTCAGAAAGGAAACAATAACGCCTACTGTCAGGCGAACGAGATCAGCTACGTGAACTGGAATCCCGACGATACGGGTCGCGAGCTAATGGCCTTCACGCGTTTTCTGATTCATCTGCGAAAACATAATGAAGTGTTGCGCCGCAAGGATTTCTTTCTCGGCGAAAAGTTAAGCGTCATGGACATGAAGGACGTATACTGGATGCATCCCGAAGGACGCGAAATGAGCGCCGACGACTGGAATCAGCCTGATGCCATCTTCGGAATGCTTCTGCCTTCGGAGTTCGGCGTGCGTGCGGATTTCTACAGCACCATGCAGGGCGATACGCTTTTCGTCCTTTTCAATCATTCCGGTCGAGCCGCCGATTTCACGATTCCTGAAAATCCATCAGCAAGATGGAAAACGCTTCTGCGTACCGATCAAACCCTTCTCACAACGGATGATCTGGAAAAGCTCGATCAGGATGACGTGCGCTACTTTATCGAGTCCGATATCGACGCCTTCATGAGCACCATGCAGAGCCGCATGGCCGACGGTCGTTTCTTCCTGCCGAGAGAGCAGGTAGAGCTCCCTGCATATACGGTCGTAGTTCTCAAGGCCGAACGCGGGTGGAAAGAAGCGCACGTCCGGCGCGGGCTTCGCGAACGAGTGCTTCTCGATCTTTCGGATGAAGTGGGCATTCAAACGTCGTATGTCGATCTTTCGGGCAAAGAGACGGTTCTGTCGCATTCCGAGCTGTATCGCGTTCTGCGCGCCTGTGGATTTCCGGTGCGCGATCCCGCTTCGCTTGAGCGTGTGGCGCAGAGACGTGAGTTTGAGATATGGCATAATCCGGTCGATCCCGTCGTCGTAACGACTCATACGGGCGAGAAGCGCTTTCGCTCGCCTGGCCCGGACCTGCGAATACCTGAATCGGTCGTCGATGAGATCTCCTGCGTTATCAGCGACGAGTCGGGACGGGAAGTAGCTCGTTTTAAACTGAATCGCAAAGACGGATCTCAGAACATTGAGCTTATTGAATCCCGACGCATGCGCTATGTATCTTCCCTTTTCGGAGAAGAGCTGCATAACCATCATGTTCGTATTCTGCATCTGAAGACCGTTATCCCCGTTCCTCTTGAAACGGGTTATTATGACATCACCTATTTTCACGAAGACGTTCAGATCGGGAAGAGCGTACTCGCCATTGCTCCGGCTCGGGCCTTCGACTTTTTTGATCTGCACGGCGATCTGCCGCAGGCTGCCGGCATTGCGGTGCAGATGTATGCTCTGCGTTCGCGGCAGAATATGGGCATCGGCGATTTTAACGATCTCTTGCTTCTCGGGCGCAAGGCGGCCGCAGCGGGCTATCGCGTCATCGGCGTATCGCCCTTTCATGCCCTCTTTCTCAATCGTCCGGGATTGCGCAGCCCTTATTATCCGTCGAGTCGCATCTCTATTCATCCGCTCTTCCTGCATCTGCAGAGCATGCAGGAATGGAAGGCCTGCGACGAGGCACGCATGCGATTCGCCTCTTTGCATGACGTGATGGAAGCGGAGAAGAAGAAGGATGTGATCAACTACGATCTGATCTACGACTGGAAGAAGGATCTTCTCGAAGATCTGTATCATTGCTTTAAAACGCATCCACAGTTTGAGCGCGAACGGGAGCAACTGGAACACTGGAAGACGGCGAACCCCGACGTCTTTATCCATGCGCTGTATGAAGTCGCCGCCGACGTCTTCGGTTCGATCGATCCGCCCGAAGACCTCTTTCAACCCGGATCGGTCTGGTACCAGGCCTTCGTTCAGGACCATGAAGATCAGATACATTTTTATATGTATCTCTTCTGGCGTGTGCGTCTTCAGTTTGAAGATGTGCGCGAAGAGCTGCGCGAGATCGGATTATCGCTCTATATCGATCTTGCCGTCGGTGCCGCTCCTGACGGCGCCGAGGTGAAGACGAATCATCTGTACAGACCGGGATTGATCTCGAGATCGGCCCGGGCCGGCTCACCGCCCGATCCGTTCTCGCCGTCGGGTCAGAACTGGGGCTTGAGCGTCTGGGTGCCCGAGGCGCTCAAACGGTATCAGTTCCGACCATTTATCGAGCTTCTGCGTGCGAATATGCTGCGAAACGGTATTCTGCGCATCGACCATGTGATGTGGCTGTACCGATTGTTCTGGATCGTCGAAGAGGTGAACGGTATCTCGCGCACGTATGTGCGTTATCCATCAAAAGAGCTATTCTCGCTTCTCGCGCTGGAAAGCGTTCGCAATCGCACGGCCATTATCGGCGAAGATCTGGGAACGGTTCCTCATGAGGTGCGCCTCGAGATGGAGCGCCGCAATATATATTCCTGGAAGGTGCTGTATTTCGAGAAAGAGTACGGCTCGGGCGAATTCCTGCGACCGGATCAATACAAGCGCGATTCGATTGCGACGATCAACACGCATGATCTGCCGACGCTTGCCGGATTCTGGCTGGGCCGCGACATCGAAGAGCGACATCGCCTGAATATCCTGACCGACGGTGCTGCCGAGCAGGCTCGCCTCGAAAGAAAGAGCGACCGTAACGCCATGCTGCGAGCGCTTGAGGCGAACGACCTGAAAACCGAAGAGATGGACGAAACGATGACGATGGACCCCGAGCTGTCGTCGGCCATCCACCGCTACGTTTCGCTGAGCGGCTCAAGGCTTTTCATCGTCTCGCTGTATGATCTGACGGGAGAGATGGATCAGCCTAACCTTCCGGGAACGGTCGATGAATATCCCTGCTGGAAGCTGCGCAATCAGGTGTATCTTGAAGATATCGAGGAAAATCCATACTGGCTGGCCATCAATAAGGCCATTAAAGAAAGGTTATCCGGAGATGCCGAACTCTGGCAACGAGACTCCTGA
- a CDS encoding glycosyltransferase family 4 protein, with protein sequence MIGWEYPPHITGGLAVASRGLARALGALGHTVYFVVPRVTGDEPRDPNVTVIGVNSKEIPLSPEELQQFLLDTMHLYGTSVYARPESLSEARELATKVLRGLPMNAMQSMAELQGGYGDRLYSEIQAFAEFVSRIAAHLSFDLIHAHDWMTYPAGLYAAHVSGKPLFAHVHATEYDRSGDHPNQYVYDLERHTFLNCQGVITVSNYTRSILISRYGVPADRVHPVYNAAEFDLQYQGEVQRPLREKIVLFLGRITFQKGPDYFVRAARKVIEEYGNVRFVMVGAGDMYHRMIEMAADLGIGRYFHYTGFLKRPDIDRIFRMSDLYVLPSVSEPFGISVLEAMVAGVPVIVSRQSGVSEVIDHCIKVNFWDVDEMAHHILRVLQDDGLHRQLADGGRSEALGLSWEESAKNIGNIYGKIVNGKKRI encoded by the coding sequence ATGATTGGTTGGGAATACCCCCCTCATATCACCGGAGGCCTTGCCGTGGCATCGCGAGGTCTGGCCCGCGCCCTTGGAGCTCTCGGCCATACGGTGTATTTTGTCGTGCCCAGGGTGACCGGCGATGAACCGCGCGACCCTAATGTGACCGTAATCGGCGTTAACTCGAAAGAAATCCCGCTTTCGCCCGAGGAACTGCAGCAGTTTCTACTCGATACGATGCACCTATATGGAACGAGCGTCTATGCGCGTCCCGAAAGCCTCAGTGAAGCGCGCGAACTTGCGACTAAGGTGCTTCGCGGGCTTCCGATGAATGCCATGCAGAGCATGGCCGAGCTGCAGGGCGGCTACGGCGATCGACTGTATTCCGAAATCCAGGCCTTTGCCGAATTCGTTTCGCGTATCGCTGCCCATCTCTCTTTTGATCTTATCCATGCGCACGACTGGATGACGTATCCGGCCGGGCTCTATGCCGCCCATGTTTCGGGTAAACCTCTCTTTGCGCACGTTCATGCCACGGAATATGATCGATCGGGCGATCATCCGAACCAGTATGTCTATGATCTGGAGCGGCATACCTTCCTGAACTGCCAGGGCGTGATCACCGTCAGCAATTATACGAGATCCATTCTCATATCGCGATATGGCGTTCCCGCCGATCGCGTTCATCCGGTCTACAATGCCGCTGAGTTTGATTTACAGTATCAGGGAGAAGTACAGCGTCCGCTGCGTGAGAAGATCGTACTCTTCCTTGGCCGAATCACCTTTCAAAAAGGGCCGGATTATTTTGTGCGGGCCGCACGCAAGGTCATCGAAGAATACGGCAACGTGCGCTTTGTGATGGTCGGCGCCGGCGACATGTATCATCGTATGATTGAGATGGCCGCCGACCTCGGTATCGGCCGCTATTTCCACTATACGGGCTTTCTCAAACGCCCCGATATCGACCGTATCTTCCGTATGAGCGATCTTTACGTGCTGCCTTCCGTTTCTGAGCCTTTTGGTATCTCCGTGCTTGAGGCGATGGTCGCCGGCGTTCCCGTTATCGTTTCGCGCCAGTCCGGGGTTTCAGAGGTCATCGATCACTGTATCAAGGTGAACTTCTGGGATGTGGACGAGATGGCCCATCACATTCTGCGCGTTTTACAGGATGACGGGCTGCATCGTCAGCTTGCCGATGGCGGTCGCTCCGAGGCACTCGGTCTTTCCTGGGAAGAAAGCGCAAAAAATATCGGCAATATCTACGGAAAGATCGTCAACGGTAAGAAGAGAATATGA
- a CDS encoding glycoside hydrolase family 57 protein yields MISVCFYFQVHQPYRLRHYSFFDIGQDNYFDDQKNREVLLKVANKCYLPMNRLLLKMAKEHKGEFRFTFSLTGTVVEQYRQWCPEVLDLFRALADTGSVEFLSETYYHSLAGIYSEKEFREQVKMHAKLMRDEFGVTPTSFRNTELIFNNHIGWVAADMGFRSIVTEGTERILGWRSPNFLYVPRYSPQIRTMLKNYRLSDDIAFRFSDRGWTEWPLTVEKFAPWVHNVAGNGNVVNLFMDYETFGEHQWEDTGIFRFMEHLPRAIWTHPDFQFRTVTEAARKHEPVGEVETDHPISWADMERDLSAWTGNSMQREALSTIYELEEPIKRIGDPRLLENWRKLLTSDHFYYMSTKFWQDGDVHKYFSPYGTPHEAYVYFMNCVADLRQRVQNAVAWQ; encoded by the coding sequence ATGATATCAGTCTGTTTCTATTTTCAAGTGCATCAACCCTACAGATTGAGGCATTACAGCTTCTTCGACATCGGCCAGGACAACTATTTCGACGATCAAAAGAATCGTGAAGTTCTGCTCAAAGTGGCGAATAAATGCTATCTTCCCATGAATCGCCTTTTGCTGAAGATGGCAAAAGAACATAAGGGCGAATTCCGTTTTACCTTCTCTCTGACCGGAACGGTCGTCGAGCAGTACCGGCAATGGTGCCCCGAGGTGCTCGACCTGTTTCGTGCGCTCGCCGATACGGGGTCCGTTGAATTCCTATCTGAAACCTACTATCACTCGCTGGCGGGCATCTACTCCGAAAAGGAGTTTCGCGAACAGGTCAAGATGCATGCGAAGCTCATGCGCGACGAATTCGGCGTTACGCCGACGTCTTTTCGCAATACCGAGCTGATCTTCAACAACCACATCGGCTGGGTCGCCGCCGATATGGGATTCCGCTCCATCGTCACCGAGGGCACCGAACGCATCCTCGGATGGCGCAGTCCGAACTTTCTGTACGTGCCGCGTTACAGTCCGCAGATTCGCACGATGCTGAAGAACTATCGACTGAGCGACGATATCGCCTTCCGCTTCTCGGATCGCGGCTGGACGGAATGGCCGTTAACCGTCGAGAAGTTCGCCCCCTGGGTGCATAACGTCGCCGGGAACGGCAACGTAGTCAACCTGTTCATGGACTATGAAACGTTCGGCGAACATCAATGGGAAGATACGGGTATCTTTCGTTTCATGGAGCACCTGCCCCGCGCCATCTGGACGCACCCGGATTTTCAATTCCGCACGGTCACTGAGGCGGCTCGCAAACACGAGCCCGTCGGCGAGGTTGAAACGGATCATCCGATCTCCTGGGCCGATATGGAACGCGATCTTTCCGCATGGACGGGTAACTCCATGCAGCGTGAAGCGCTTTCCACCATCTACGAACTCGAAGAGCCCATCAAGCGCATCGGCGATCCCCGGCTGCTTGAGAACTGGCGCAAGCTGCTTACATCCGACCACTTCTATTATATGAGCACGAAGTTCTGGCAGGATGGCGACGTTCACAAATACTTCAGCCCATACGGCACTCCGCATGAGGCCTATGTGTATTTTATGAACTGCGTCGCCGATCTGCGTCAGCGCGTGCAAAACGCCGTCGCATGGCAATGA
- a CDS encoding SpoIIE family protein phosphatase: MAVVIALLTSGLLQAEPCLLSSDVKSLHDCASVLEDRKHEFSFDTIDAESFSLPLTKSKQVGYTQSAWWIRLQLKAEKNRPFSGTLIVAPQGCDRVDVRLRSSTGSERTLQLGDNVPFYEREVDSRLQSLRVHLEPAETLDVMLRYETTNGLRFPLQIYEEHAYERHNANERLLYGIYFGILFVMLLYNAVLFLVVRDAVSVDYLNFLVAFALGVTSLTGFAYEYFWPDAVYWTDRAHPFFMNIALFFGIRFIQRYIDSARYAHLLDLILSALRYVALLLAIVSIGPYVRTVSILTQAVVLLSVPVIFVVSVRGLMLKVRPARYLMTAWVLLLSGAFLYALASVGALPYNLFTSNMLLFGSAVDMLIFSLGLGERYSQLRVTAREYEMQLEIARNLQKSLLPALPESVGSTELQYAFRPMHLVGGDFLDILDTKDGLGLFICDVSGHGIGASLLSSMVKMSLSGFWSDCADRPAEVIGRLYRSLTDKFGDQYLTACAVWIDRQSGRLRYARAGHEEPILLRADGSIEYLNAPGTILHTMFYVPATPEEITMSAGDTLLLFTDGLTQALNRQLVSFGEAELIPLLLEHRSESLSLLCERIVRRLDAFTDHDFRDDLALLIYRHN; the protein is encoded by the coding sequence ATGGCAGTCGTCATTGCGTTGCTGACGAGTGGGCTTCTTCAGGCCGAGCCCTGCCTTCTGAGCAGCGATGTAAAATCGCTGCATGACTGCGCCTCTGTTCTTGAAGACAGGAAGCACGAATTCAGTTTCGATACTATTGATGCAGAGTCCTTTTCTCTGCCTCTTACAAAAAGCAAACAGGTGGGTTATACGCAGTCTGCGTGGTGGATCAGATTACAGCTCAAAGCTGAGAAGAATCGTCCCTTTTCGGGCACCTTGATCGTCGCCCCACAGGGATGCGATAGAGTCGACGTGCGACTGCGATCGTCGACGGGTTCGGAGCGAACGCTTCAGCTCGGCGACAACGTTCCTTTTTACGAGAGAGAAGTAGACTCCAGGCTTCAGAGCCTGCGCGTTCATCTGGAACCGGCCGAAACGCTCGACGTCATGCTTCGCTATGAAACGACGAACGGGTTGCGTTTTCCGCTACAGATCTACGAAGAGCATGCCTATGAGCGTCATAATGCAAATGAGCGGCTGCTTTACGGTATCTATTTCGGCATCCTGTTCGTCATGCTTCTGTATAACGCCGTTCTCTTTCTCGTCGTTCGTGACGCCGTTTCCGTCGACTATTTGAATTTCCTTGTCGCTTTTGCCCTTGGCGTCACCTCGCTTACGGGTTTTGCCTACGAGTACTTCTGGCCCGATGCCGTTTACTGGACCGATCGGGCCCATCCGTTCTTCATGAATATCGCCCTTTTCTTCGGTATTCGCTTTATTCAGCGCTATATCGACTCGGCCAGGTACGCTCACCTGCTCGATTTGATTCTCAGTGCTCTGCGCTATGTCGCGCTTTTACTTGCCATCGTTAGCATCGGTCCGTATGTCAGGACGGTTTCCATTCTCACGCAGGCCGTCGTGCTGCTCTCCGTGCCGGTGATTTTCGTCGTCAGCGTTCGCGGACTCATGTTGAAGGTGCGGCCAGCCCGTTATCTGATGACTGCCTGGGTGCTGCTGCTCTCAGGAGCCTTCCTTTATGCCCTGGCGTCGGTCGGAGCCCTGCCCTATAACCTCTTCACGTCGAACATGCTGCTTTTCGGATCGGCCGTCGATATGCTGATCTTTTCTCTCGGACTCGGGGAGCGATACAGTCAGCTACGGGTGACCGCTCGCGAATATGAGATGCAGCTTGAAATCGCCCGCAATCTGCAGAAAAGCCTGCTGCCTGCGCTTCCTGAAAGCGTCGGTTCGACAGAGCTGCAATATGCCTTTCGACCCATGCACCTGGTCGGCGGCGATTTTCTCGATATCCTTGATACGAAGGACGGACTCGGGCTTTTTATCTGCGACGTTTCGGGTCACGGTATCGGCGCCTCGCTGCTCTCTTCGATGGTGAAGATGTCGCTGTCGGGTTTCTGGAGCGACTGTGCCGATCGCCCGGCCGAAGTGATCGGACGACTTTATAGATCGTTAACCGACAAATTCGGCGATCAATACCTGACCGCCTGCGCCGTATGGATCGATCGCCAGAGCGGACGCTTACGTTATGCGCGGGCAGGCCATGAAGAGCCGATTCTACTTCGAGCCGACGGAAGCATCGAGTATCTGAATGCGCCGGGAACGATCCTGCATACGATGTTCTATGTTCCGGCCACACCCGAAGAGATCACTATGAGCGCGGGCGATACGCTTCTGCTTTTTACGGACGGGCTCACACAGGCTCTTAACAGGCAGCTCGTATCGTTCGGCGAGGCCGAACTCATTCCGTTGCTCCTTGAGCATCGGAGCGAGTCGCTCTCACTTCTCTGTGAAAGAATCGTGCGGCGTCTCGACGCCTTCACCGACCATGACTTCCGCGACGACCTGGCTCTATTGATTTACAGGCATAATTAA
- a CDS encoding UDP-N-acetylglucosamine--N-acetylmuramyl-(pentapeptide) pyrophosphoryl-undecaprenol N-acetylglucosamine transferase codes for MKETARLLIVAGGTGGHISPGLALAEEAVARKAEVLFLSIPRNRGYAGFAGMPFTVEFYDAPALKKDIRMVLRFPFDFFRALKQASAVIRHFQPTAVIALGGYPSLPAAAAAILAKKPLFLCEQNAVAGKVTRMLKRFAAMTFLTFGEEDASSMLTGNPVRIKLRKRAAPYLKKKRTLRAHPTVLALGGSQGAAQLNEMLMRLWVEYPELAMRLNWIVQAGASLADELQKRVDFLLQAPLRKRIAVFGFDADIFRHFEKADICFSRAGAGNITEAVLFRLPMILLPYPFAADNHQRANAEVAVRSGAALLIDRKDTDPRELAEALEKLMQKSEYKKMTERAGQLAQPEAAGRILDEVILRSNP; via the coding sequence ATGAAGGAGACGGCGCGACTTCTCATTGTGGCCGGCGGAACAGGCGGTCACATATCTCCGGGCCTTGCCCTCGCTGAGGAGGCCGTAGCCCGCAAGGCAGAGGTGCTCTTCCTGAGTATTCCCCGTAATCGCGGTTATGCGGGATTTGCCGGAATGCCCTTTACCGTCGAATTCTACGATGCACCGGCTCTTAAAAAAGACATTCGCATGGTCTTGAGATTTCCCTTCGATTTTTTTCGAGCTCTGAAGCAGGCATCAGCGGTAATCCGACATTTTCAGCCGACGGCCGTGATCGCTCTCGGGGGTTATCCTTCTCTGCCTGCCGCCGCCGCTGCGATCCTTGCAAAGAAGCCGCTCTTTCTGTGCGAACAGAACGCCGTAGCGGGAAAGGTTACGAGAATGCTCAAGCGATTTGCCGCAATGACGTTCCTGACCTTCGGAGAAGAAGACGCTTCAAGCATGCTGACCGGCAACCCTGTGCGAATAAAACTTCGAAAGCGCGCCGCACCGTATTTGAAGAAGAAGCGCACGCTTCGTGCGCATCCCACCGTGCTTGCTCTGGGAGGCAGCCAGGGAGCCGCTCAGCTCAACGAGATGCTCATGAGGCTCTGGGTGGAGTATCCCGAGCTTGCGATGCGCCTGAACTGGATCGTGCAGGCCGGCGCATCGCTGGCTGATGAGCTTCAGAAGCGAGTGGATTTTTTACTTCAGGCGCCGCTTCGTAAGCGCATCGCCGTATTCGGCTTTGACGCCGATATCTTCAGGCATTTCGAGAAGGCCGACATCTGCTTCAGCCGTGCCGGTGCCGGCAACATCACCGAAGCGGTTCTCTTTCGTCTGCCGATGATACTTCTGCCGTACCCCTTTGCCGCAGACAACCATCAACGGGCCAATGCCGAGGTTGCGGTACGAAGCGGGGCGGCCCTTCTCATCGATCGCAAAGATACGGATCCGCGAGAGCTGGCCGAGGCTCTTGAAAAGTTGATGCAAAAATCCGAATATAAAAAAATGACTGAGAGAGCAGGGCAGCTCGCACAACCCGAAGCTGCAGGACGTATTCTCGATGAAGTCATTTTGCGATCCAATCCGTAG